The genomic interval AGAGCGGTACGATGTACAACACCATCCTGGGGAACTTCAAGGTCTACGCCCTGTTCACCCTGGCCAGCGGCCAGCCGGCCTACGACCGTATCATCAACGGCGGCTCGACCGGTCAGGAAAACGCCGCGGAGAACGTCTCCTGGCTGACCCGCCGCAATGGGCGGCCCATCGGTGGCGTCAACTACTTCCGCGGGCGTTGGGACTACAACTTCGACCTGCGGCTCACCAAGACTTTCCGTCTTGGCCGCACCATGCAGTTGTCGTTCTTCAGCGATATCTTCAACGTCTTCAACAAGAAGCTCCCCACTCCTTACCCGTCCGGCTATACCTATGAGTCCTATTACAGGTCGATCAACGCCGGTGAAATCCTGGAGTGGAACGATAACCTGTCGGCGACGAACAAAGTCTGGTTCAACAACGACTACAACGGCGACGGCATCTTGACGCTTGAAGAGCAGGCCAAGGCCAACATCGCGCAGTCCATGATGAACTCGACCATGGACAAGAGCGCGTACGGCGTTGCCCGTCAGGTCCGCTTCGGCGCGGAGTACACTTTCTGACGTACGTGTCTCTGTCGCTCTGTTGAAAAACAGAACGCTGCCTGCTGACATATCACAGGAGACAACTTATGCTTCATTACCGATTGATGTTCTTAAAACTCGCCGTTGCCGCCCTGCTGTTAAGCCTGGTCTCCAGCGCCAATGCGGAATGGAAGACCTCTTACGCAACTCAGGGCAACAATGTCGGGATGGTGCTAACCCTCGGTTGGGGAGGCCCGTTAGGCCGCGGTATCAAGCAGTTCCCTCGCGGCTCCGGCAACCTCTATACAGTCGCTAACTGGTGCTTCGGAGTCTGCACCGCGCGAGACTGCGACGGCAATGGCACGGCTGAGGACACCACCGCGCCGCTGTCCCGCGGCGCCGAATGCGCCCAGCCCATGCGCGGCACGCTGGAGGCTCTGGATCAGCTCACCGCTTTCCATGCCGCGGGTGAAAGAATGGACGAGGCGTCAGCACGTATCTCGTTCAACCGGGTCTGGGCCAGCCTGGACGCGGATGACCTGCCCGAATGGCCGGCCGAGTTCCGCACCGGCCGCACCAGCAGTGGAGATCCCATCCTGCATGGCGCCGAGACCGCGGTCGCTATCGTGGGTGACGCTTTCTCCCCGGATGGCGCTCCGGTCGGCATCGACATGGAGTGGCAGTGCTACTTCCTGAATTTTGCGGAAAGCAACAACATGATGTATTTCCATGTGTTCTTGCGCAACATGTCCGAGTATTTGAAGTGGAATTTTGATCCGGACATGGCGGCCAAGACCGCCAACACCCCGGACGGGCAGACCTGGCAAGGTATGGAACTGGTTTACACCATGGCCAACCCGATCAGGATCGGCGGTGCGGACGAAGGCTGGGCCATCTACAATCCGATGGGCATCCTGGCCAATGTCGACCGGGACGGCATCGAGAGCAGTTTCTCCGGCGGCGTCGCCAACATCGGCAGCATGCTGTTCAATAACCCGGAATGGAATGGTCAAAAGATGTCGATGACCAACACCATGCGGCACCAGTGGACCACCGAGTTCGGTTTCAGTATCCCGAACGAGGTCCTCGAAGGCGGCAAGCCGAGGGACAAGGCGTACCTCTACGGCCTGGGCAAGAATTCGCCCGACGGACCGTTCTACGCCGTGGAAGCCGGCCCGGCTGGCAATCCCTGGACCGGTGGCTGGCTGTATGGTTTCCCGGGCGTACTCGAACCCGGCGACACCCGCTACAATCAGTGGATCTGGGGCCGCAACGCCGGCAGCAACCATTACACCTTCTGGTCGGAGTTCCATAATTTCGCCCCGCGCGACAGCTTCTCGGTCGACGGTGTGGTTATGTTCGTCTATCCGGCCAACCCGCCGTTCTCCCTGCCGCCGAACGTGACTTCCGAAATCGATAACCCGGAAGTCCAGACCCAGTTGCAGCCGATGATAACCAATGCCCAGGTGGCCAAGATCGTGCATGACGGCAATTACGTGCTGCCGGAAACGCCGAACCCGCCGCCGATGACTATCATCCCTGGCGACAAGGAAGTCACTATCACCTGGAGTGATATCAACCTGCACACTCCGGATGCGTACTATGCTTTCCTGCAGGCGAATCCCGCCCTCGACCCGAACCATGTTTACAAAGAGTACGATTTCGAGGGTTACCGCCTGTACCGCAGCTATGTCGGACCGAGCGACGCTCATTCCGAGTTGATCTATCAGTGCAGCATTTCGAGCGGCAACCTGGCTTTCTACTTCAAGGACACCCGCGACACCGACACCAAGTACTACCGCATGAACAACGGCATGCGCATCTGGTACGCCCTGGTGCCCTACGACAATAACTTCGACCCCGCCACCGGCGCGGCTTTCAGCCTGCCGCCGGCTTCCAGCGGCAAAACCTGGAACCGTCCGGGAACACAGCTTTACACGGTCGAACCCCGCTCCAACGCCAGCAATTTCAAGGCAGCAGACATCGAGGGCGAGATCAAGTTCATCGCCGCCGACGGTTCGACCGCCATAGCGGCCACCAATACCGTGCTGTCCGGCGACGGTAGCGGCGCTCTGACCGAAGCTCCGGTCCAGCTCGTTCCGCTGCCTTTCCGGGAAGTCAAGTTCATCCCGGTCAACAACGAGCGCCTCACCACGGCCAAGACAGTCTACCTGGTCGCCTCCGACCGTATCGCCTATGACGAAGGTTGCGAGGGCCAGCGCCAGAACGTCGAAAACTCGCTCAACCTGGTCGACGGCAGCTACACCAGCACCTCCGTGCCTCTGGACGGCGGCGCTGCGGCTCGGCCGGTCGTCACGATGCAGGGTGCGGTGGACAACGACGGTCTCAACTATGCCATCGAGTTCACTTTCGAGGGCATGGACATGTCCGGCGCCTATGAAGGCGTGTACCTGAAAGCCAACCTGGGCACCTACACTGGCGGATCGCTCGATGTGCTGACTGCCCGCGGCTGCGGCCCGACAACGACTCCTGGCACCGCGCCCAGCAACCTGCTGACCACCAAGGCCGGACGTTTCCAGGTGACTTGGAAAGATGCCGGCGGCGGCAACCTGACGGTCGAAGTGAAAGACCTGACCCGTGGCGTCGATCTCACCCATGTGGATTACCCCGATGAATGGGGCTGGGGCTTCCAGACCAAGGATGTCTTCGGCGGAGATCTGATCGGCAATCGCGGCACTTATTACAACGAAGCTTTCGTTGATAAGCTGCCCAAGAATCAGCGCACGGCGAAGATGGCCTCCACCATCTCTGCCGATAACATCGAACAGTTCGGTCTGTTCCTGAACGGTATTCTCTGGATTGGACATCACGAGATGGGTGACGGTATCACGATGCCGGCAGCCGGGACAGTCTGGACTATAGACAATGCCTACGGTTACTGGAACGACGACATGACCAAGTTCACCCAGATCCCGGACATGGCGCACGTCGGTGACAAGTGGGAGATCAAGATCAAGCCGTCGACCATGAACACCGAGGATGGGGACCTGAGCAAGGTCATGGTCGTTCCTAATCCTTACATGGCTTCCTCGTTCCTCGATCTGTCCCCGGACAGCCGTCGTATCGATTTCGTCAATCTGCCCGACCGCTGTACGATCCGTATTTACTCGTTGGGCGGCCATCTGGTCAACGTGCTCAACCATATCGGCGCCAACCGTCATGGCTGGGGCAATTACACGGATTGGGACCGGCTGGACTCCCATGGCAACCCGAAGGAGCTCACCGGTTACGACAACCACGGCGGAAACGAGTCCTGGAACCTCAGGAACCGCTTCGGGCAAACCGTGGCCAGCGGACTGTATTTCTTCCACGTCACGGATTCGAGGGGTAAGACTTCCACCGGTAAGTTCTATATCATCGACTGATGGAGAGCAGCATGAACTTATACCGAAAAGTCACTCACTCCTCGTATCCCGATTGGAGGTTGTCTATGTTAAGGAAAACGGCCATGCGAGCCTTGCTTATAGTTGGAGTATTCCTGTCCGTCCTGAGTGCTCCGCTACTGGCTCAGGGTGTTCTGCGGCAGGCGTACAGCGGCCTGGACAAGTACCTGGCCCAGGGCATCCCGCAGAATAACTCCTTTGCCGGTGTGCGTGCCGCGGAGTTCCTGGAAATACCTGTCGGCGCCCGTGGTATCGGTATGGGCAGCGCGTACTCCGCGGTTGCCGATGATATCACCGCCATCTGGTGGAACCCGGCCGGTTTGGGCTTCCTCCAGAACAAAGAGGTCCTGGTCAACGTGGTTGATTACACTATGGACCTGACCTACAGCTATGCCGCCGCAGCCGTGCCCATGATGGACGGCCGTCTGGTGGTGGGCGGGTTCTTCGGCTACCTGGACGTGCCGGAGATGCAGATCACGACAGTCGGTTCGCCGCAGGGCACCGGCCAGACTTTCACCGCCTACGATTTCCAGATGGGCGGCTCGATGGCCTACACTCTGTCCGACCGCTTCGTCGCCGGTCTCAACATGAAGTACATCCACCAGGACATGTTCGCCAATGTCGCCGGTAACGCGTTCGCCGTTGACGCCGGCGCGATCTACCACACCGAGTTCATGGACCGCGATATCCGTTTCGCCTTCGCCATCCAGAACCTCGGCTCGAACGTGACCATGCGCGGCCCGAACCTGCTGTATGAGGTCGGTCCGGAGGATGCCGGCGGTGATATCCCCTCCGGTTATGTGGACTACTCCACCGATCCGTATGCCCTGCCGCGTCGTTCCACGCGTTGGGCTTACCGGCAGACCCATACCTACCGTCTGCCCACCGTGGTCAAGATTGCGATGTCCTACAACCTCATCACCACCGAGAAGACCAACTGGCTGGCCTCGGGTGAACTCTGGAGAAACAGCAACACGCCTCTGAGCTATGCCACCGGTACGGAGCTGAACTACAACTTCACTCCCTACATGTCCGGCGCCCTCAGAATGGGTTGGCTGATCCAGTCCGATGAGTTCACGGACGACAAGGACCAGTTCGGCTATGAGTACCTGGGCGATGACCCCACCTGGAGAGGCATCTCCTTCGGTGGCGGCATCTCCCGCACCGTCGCCGGGCGGGTGCTGAATTTCAGTTATGCCTATCGCAACAAGGGACGTCTGACGGCCGATAACTTCTTCACGCTGTCCTTCGGCTTCTAAGACAACGTCCCGGCGGGTCTTGCAGACCCGTTGAAACCAAAGACTCCCGGCTCGGCAAACTGCCGGGCCGGGAGTCGCTTCTTCTGAACCGCCCCCCGGTCCAAGGGTTCAGTCACGGAGGAAAGGTATATGTATCCACGACATTCGAAGCGGAAAAATATCCTCGTGCCAGCCCTGGCCGTTATCGCCACAGTTGCGCTTATGATCGCCGCGGCCTGCTACGGTCCACATGACAATTCGCCAACCAGCCCCGGCGTAAAGTACCTGATATCCATAACCAAAGGCAACGGTGCTACTGTATCGCTCGGCCATCCCGTAAGCATCGGCGTAGCTGTCACCAACGATATCGGCGTCCCGCAGAAAAGCGTCCGCGTGGATTTCACGATCATCGAGGGCACGGCGGACCTTGCGAGTACATACTCTGTAACCGACACCGCCGGTTTCGCCACCAACACAGTCACTCCCAAGTACGCACCGGGCGAGATCCAAATTCAGGCCCAGGTCTACCTCACCACGGCCAAGACCGTCATCACCTGCACTGGTGAATAGAGAAAAGCCTCGATAAAAAGCCACAAAGTCGTTATGGTGTATTCAAGCTGATATCCGGGAGGCGTCAAGCCGGCCTCCCGGATTCCCTTCCCTCCGGTTCGAACCTTCATATCACTCTTTCTGACGGCAGGTAATGACCATGCCCGGACTATCCAGACGGGATTTCCTCTCCGGCGCGGCCTCGGCCGGTGCACTGTTCTCTCTCACCGGCTGCCAGGCAGCCGGCCCCGCTCCGGGAAGCGCGGCAATCCCGGCCGCGGGCCTCACGCTCCCGCTCTGCGGCGAGTGGCTGTTCCGGACCGACGCCGAGGACAAAGGCGAAACCGAAGCCTGGCACTCCGGCGCCCAGCCGGCGGAGGGCTGGGAAACAGTGCAGGTGCCTCATACCTGGCAGGTGGTCGAGGAAACGGCCGAATACAAGGGCCCGGCCTGGTACCGCCGGGAGTTCGAGCTGCCCGTGCTGCCGGCCGGCGCCGTAGTGCGGGTGGAATTCGAGGCCGTTTACCACAGT from bacterium carries:
- a CDS encoding PorV/PorQ family protein, coding for MRALLIVGVFLSVLSAPLLAQGVLRQAYSGLDKYLAQGIPQNNSFAGVRAAEFLEIPVGARGIGMGSAYSAVADDITAIWWNPAGLGFLQNKEVLVNVVDYTMDLTYSYAAAAVPMMDGRLVVGGFFGYLDVPEMQITTVGSPQGTGQTFTAYDFQMGGSMAYTLSDRFVAGLNMKYIHQDMFANVAGNAFAVDAGAIYHTEFMDRDIRFAFAIQNLGSNVTMRGPNLLYEVGPEDAGGDIPSGYVDYSTDPYALPRRSTRWAYRQTHTYRLPTVVKIAMSYNLITTEKTNWLASGELWRNSNTPLSYATGTELNYNFTPYMSGALRMGWLIQSDEFTDDKDQFGYEYLGDDPTWRGISFGGGISRTVAGRVLNFSYAYRNKGRLTADNFFTLSFGF